In the Ipomoea triloba cultivar NCNSP0323 chromosome 6, ASM357664v1 genome, one interval contains:
- the LOC116023002 gene encoding uncharacterized protein LOC116023002, which translates to MALRNAMLRNLRSQSLFTVHKLQNPIAPSHLISSDFDQTLRLSVISRRPLSISETKVDTASENIDVSSGQKQNKKPLDIFFKEAVGILETRRGTEDIEENDDLRSKLRKLEEEVRVLQEKRKKEIEEKNKQRERETEEIKKAIRADEDTVNDSKPKSLHGLFANELTKKGKSLKTSQASMEEDLMVGKGLSPDMVMLVTHLYEEGYFKDANFLRKNRFDITCFEDSYARHYIKYAAEEFANDNQGVAKWLSASDLKKVALFGCPSLVKKHVYSAKMLRNFFRIQEDTVCGKCALRDSCKFVNQHMWNGNAKTLQLHHVMRTITLYGLESVPTELVVPEDIKKSVGQLLKEVVKLSKVC; encoded by the exons ATGGCTCTGAGGAATGCAATGCTGAGAAACCTTCGCTCTCAGAGTCTCTTCACAGTTCACAAGCTCCAAAACCCTATTGCTCCATCCCATTTAATTTCATCGGATTTTGACCAAACACTACGCCTTTCAGTAATTTCTCGAAGACCGCTTTCCATTTCCGAAACCAAAGTTGATACAGCTTCAGAAAATATCGATGTTAGTAGCGGCCAGAAACAGAATAAGAAGCCATTGGACATTTTCTTCAAAGAGGCGGTTGGAATTCTCGAAACTCGTCGAGGCACGGAAGATATAGAGGAGAATGATGATCTGAGGAGTAAGCTGAGAAAGTTGGAAGAAGAAGTGAGAGTTTtgcaagagaaaagaaaaaaggaaatagAGGAGAAGAATAAGCAAAGGGAAAGGGAAACAGAGGAGATAAAGAAGGCTATAAGGGCTGATGAAGATACGGTGAATGATTCCAAGCCCAAGAGCTTGCATGGATTGTTTGCAAATGAGTTAACCAAAAAGGGGAAGTCGTTAAAAACTTCACAGGCTTCTATGGAAGAGGATCTGATGGTTGGCAAGGGGCTATCCCCTGATATGGTTATGCTTGTGACTCACTTGTACGAGGAAGGGTACTTCAAAGATGCAAACTTTTTGCGGAAGAATAGGTTTGATATTACTTGCTTTGAGGATAGCTATGCCCGCCACTACATCAAGTATGCTGCCGAGGAGTTTGCAAATGATAATCAGGGGGTTGCCAA ATGGCTTTCTGCTAGTGACTTGAAGAAGGTGGCACTTTTTGGTTGTCCTTCTCTTGTGAAGAAACATGTATATTCTGCCAAAATGTTGCGAAATTTCTTCAGGATTCAGGAAGACACT GTATGCGGAAAATGTGCTTTAAGAGACTCATGTAAGTTTGTGAATCAGCATATGTGGAACGGTAATGCCAAAACGCTTCAACTACATCACGTGATGAGGACTATCACTCTGTACGGCTTGGAATCAGTACCTACAGAGTTGGTCGTGCCAGAGGATATTAAGAAATCCGTGGGTCAGTTGCTCAAGGAGGTTGTAAAGCTTAGTAAAGTTTGTTAA
- the LOC116021792 gene encoding uncharacterized protein LOC116021792 encodes MAEIETLGILDEIQSLVSDKLQVVSYKWLSQNFLVSSNAAKSLLQEFVEKHGNGVEVVYSLSGWLKNNPSAYHVQLVSSPKLAEAKQEFNENCSIQVYSVQACIPKDPAALWNAEFAQAEELFKQPPVDNYFWDNRFCGVSNSFVKRNAEETSAITGAPPAKSAGALGVSKSKLTSQSVATQQPQQKKVQQADPRTNMNSPSMVNDVKNEIPEARGSNLAIDKEKITQPLAKKKKVQTDKTSAGNGGALANMWGRATTKSKADCISTETNNAIPNSADAQICAREELEDGNSNEDGEDVNIKRSNGKGSRKRRVVFDSSDEEGEDAVNLASPDPPKTRTSMVKQNSDAPELEKALHFEENEKTGMQLKGESLANMESKSQISSSDILGHSPSNDANTGVKMTDDAPKSPQRKKVLKTRIDERGREVTEVVWEGEEEKKSDANPSKKAENKVANDAVDRPPAPKKPNAIGSNAPSNQAAKVGNKKGGNKDPKQGNILSFFKRV; translated from the exons ATGGCCGAAATCGAAACGCTAGGCATCCTCGATGAGATTCAGTCCCTTGTTTCTGACAAGCTTCAAGTg GTGTCCTACAAGTGGTTGAGTCAGAACTTTTTGGTGTCTTCCAATGCTGCAAAGAG TCTGCTTCAGGAGTTTGTTGAGAAGCATGGCAACGGTGTAGAAGTTGTTTATAGCTTGTCTGGCTGGTTGAAGAATAATCCTTCAGCCTACCATGTGCAGCTGGTCTCAAGTCCTAAACTTGCAG AAGCCAAACAAGAATTCAATGAAAATTGCTCGATTCAGGTCTACAGTGTACAAGCTTGCATCCCAAAGGATCCAGCAGCCCTTTGGAATGCTGAATTTGCCCAAGCTGAGGAGCTCTTTAAGCAGCCTCCAGTTGATAATTATTTCTGGGATAACAG GTTTTGTGGAGTTTCAAATTCCTTTGTTAAGAGGAATGCTGAGGAAACATCTGCAATCACTGGTGCCCCTCCGGCAAAAAGTGCAGGGGCATTAGGGGTTTCAAAAAGTAAACTCACAAGCCAAAGTGTAGCCACGCAACAACCTCAACAGAAAAAGGTTCAACAGGCAGACCCTAGAACCAATATGAATTCCCCCTCTATGGTTAATGATGTCAAGAATGAAATCCCTGAGGCTAGAGGTAGTAACCTAGCTATAGATAAAGAGAAGATCACTCAACCTCtggcaaagaagaagaaggtccAGACTGACAAAACATCTGCTGGGAATGGAGGTGCATTGGCTAATATGTGGGGTCGTGCAACCACAAAGTCAAAAGCTGACTGCATCTCAACAGAAACTAACAACGCCATACCCAATTCAGCTg ATGCTCAAATATGTGCTCGTGAAGAGTTAGAAGATGGAAACAGCAATGAAGATGGTGAAGATGTCAACATTAAGAGATCTAATGGTAAAGGAAGCCGAAAGAGGAGAGTTGTTTTTGATTCCTCAGATGAGGAAGGGGAAGATGCAGTCAACCTAGCATCACCAGATCCTCCAAAAACTAGAACTTCTATGGTAAAACAAAATTCAGATGCTCCTGAGCTGGAGAAGGCCTTACATTTTGAGGAAAATGAGAAAACTGGTATGCAATTGAAGGGAGAATCTTTAGCTAACATGGAATCTAAGAGTCAGATTTCCTCGTCGGATATATTGGGCCATAGTCCAAGTAATGATGCAAATACAGGGGTTAAAATGACTGATGATGCTCCAAAATCACCGCAAAGAAAGAAAGTATTAAAGACACGAATCGATGAGCGTGGAAGAGAAG TTACTGAGGTTGTTTGGGAGGGTGAGGAGGAGAAAAAATCTGATGCTAATCCGTCAAAGAAAGCAGAAAACAAAGTAGCCAATGATGCAGTTGACAG ACCACCTGCACCTAAGAAGCCAAATGCAATTGGAAGCAATGCTCCATCAAACCAAGCAGCCAAAGTTGGAAATAAGAAGGGTGGGAACAAAGACCCTAAGCAAGGGAATATTCTCTCATTCTTCAAAAGGGTTTAA